DNA sequence from the Salminus brasiliensis chromosome 3, fSalBra1.hap2, whole genome shotgun sequence genome:
ttggTGAATATAATGTGATATGGTCAAGAAACTTGCCCTGAATATACTGACAAAAATAATTCATTTTCACTTCCTGAAACTGCTGAATGGTCAGGAAGTTTTTCCGGCTTTATTTTTCCGACTTGTTTACAGCTGTAAAACTCTCCTTGTCCCCCCCAAAGGGTTTTTTCCGGCGTACAATCCAGAAGAACCTGAACCCAACATATGCGTGTAAGTACGAGGGAAAATGCATCATCGACAAAGTAACTCGGAACCAGTGTCAGGAATGCCGCTTCAAGAAGTGTATTGCCGTTGGCATGGCAACAGACTGTGAGTGGACAAAACATTAGCATACAACATTTCTTTTCAAATATTTGATTGCACGCCACATTGCCTTAATTACAGTGCCAGTCATTTCAGGTCAGGATTACACCAATCCCTTAAGACCTCCCTTAAAGTTTCTGTCCATTTTAGCCCACTGCTCCATGAatgtccaagcagaacacagcatgACACTTCCACAATCCGAGATGCATCGGTCCAAATCTGTGTGTGACCAGTTCAAAGGAAAAAGCTTCTGCCACACTTTGACTGACCAGCAAAACCACCAGACCTCAATCTCAGTGCTTAGTCTGGAAGAAAAGGTGAAAAGCTAAAACGGGCAGAAATGAAGTGTAGCTGAAATGTTCATCCAGATAGGCTTAAATGCACAGAGCCTGGTGTAATCCTTAGCTGGCAGGGTTAGCGCTGTTATTAAGGCAAGagaaaatataaagaaaacaaaattcAAATGTTGTAAAATATGACTAAAATGTACTTTTCTGTAAGCTTCTCCACACCTAACAGCTCTATAGCACACCAAGAGAGGCCATCAGATTTCAAGCCTGGTAATCACTTAGGTTAGAAAGTGCCCAGGTCCAAAACAAAGTGTGATTTGACTAAGGCTGACAGTGATTGATGTGGAGTTAGCATGTGCTTCTTCAGTCTAGCGTCACGCAAAATAAtgttggggagagagagagaccaaatgTACTCTGTGGGAGCCCTGGCCACGGATGGCACCAGGAAGATCTCCTGAAGACAGGACAATCCATGGTTAGACATTGTCTACAAATTGAGACATTTTGGGACTATTGCTACTCTCCCTAGGAGTCAGTGACCTGTTAAGATCCCTCCAAGAGCACGGCCAATCCTAAAAGAAGCAATAAAGAACTCAGCATGCTGTCCCATCTCAAAGTTTGCCCAAGAACACCTGGATGTTCCACAATGCTTCTGGAAAAATCTTAAATCAGCACATTAGACAAAATTGGAACCTTTTAGCAACAAAATACACAAAGCTATGtttggaaaaagaaaagaaaaaaaaaacaaaaaaaaacactgcacccTTATTCCAAAACTTGTGAGGCATGGAGGGTGGAGGGTGATTCAGGACCTGGACACTCAGAGAGCACTGAGAGAACAACAGATTCTAAAATGCaccaaaacattttacaggaaaAATCTTAATTTGCAGCTACAGGGAATTATTCACAGGTTTTAGCCTGCACTGTACAGTACAGCTGTACAGAATTTCAGGCATTGTTTCGTTGTGTGGCTTTGATTGCCTTCTTTTtgactctctctttttccctttaGTGGTGCTGGATGACAGTAAGCGGTTGGCAAAACGGAAGTTGATAGAGGAGAACCGTGAGCGGCGGCGGCGCGAGGAGCTGCAGAAGACGGTGTGGGACCGGCCTGAGCCCTCGCAGGAGGAATGGGAGCTGATCCGCATCGTTACTGAGGCCCACATGGCCACCAATGCCCAGGGCAACCACTGGAAACAAAAGCGCAAATTCCTGGTGAGACGCCTTCTCCCCGAAGTCAGCGCCACACTCTCGTTTTGCTGTTTTGGGTTTTTGTTTATGttcttcattttattttgtaCCCATTTCttgttttgtgttatttttttccACCCAACCAATTCTTACTTCCCAGTTCCTCAATCCCAATTCCCTCTTCCCACACAATTCCCAGTCCCATGCCCACTGTGGTTCCCTGTGTTAATATGTCCATGTTTTTGTATCTTGTAGAGTGGGGGAGAGTTAGCTGGACGCTGGAGACTCTGTTGTGTTCCACAAAGGCAGCAGCACTAACTTTAATGGAACATCTTTCACAGTTTTATCCCTCCTTTCCTTCCTCAAACTCTGTTTTTCTCTGTCCAACCAATCCAAACCAAACTACTAAAATGTTTTCTATGTCTGcttttctgttgttctgttttgttctttCTCTGTCGCTTTAATTTTGTGTTTGCCCTCATGTTTTCGGTCTCTAACCAATTGCTTTTTCCATGTTTCTTTCAAATCTAGCCGTCCTCTGCAGATTGAATGTCTGTCTCAGGACTCTAACTCTGTCGTGTGTTTCCATGCCAAGTTCATTAAATTCTAATCTGATATTTTTgctattattaaaattaatgatttatttaacaaaatgcTGATTGTGTTTaacaaaaaactaaatggaCATTTCCGTGGTTAAAGAAGTGATCAGTTATCTTAGTATCCATGAATTCCACCTTCATTTGGTCATCGAGCATCTTTCGAGCAGATTATACCGCTTGTGTCCTCAAACTCCATGGAAACACTACGCAAGCTCATGATCTCActttgtttctgtctgcactgtttcATCTGTCCTCAGTTTcaacttgttttttttagttggcTTGACTCGGGTTCTTCATTGAAACTTCACGATCCCTGTTGATTGCCCAACAGGTCGAGGAAGCAATGCTACTTAATGAAATAACTTGTAATTTATTCTATACTTCTGACCAGAGTGCAGTGGGGGTGAAGGAAACCAAGGTAAGAACCAGTAGACCAAATCCattgagtttttttgttttacttttttaatttacccCAAAAAACGCTCTCTAAAATTGTCAGCTGCTTCCATTCTGTCATTTTttggttaatttatttatttttatttattttgtggatAGATTGACATGCTGAATGCTTGAAGCGTCTGTTTGCCGTGTTTGTGTAGCGCTCTGCTCGCTGTATCAGACTGAAGGTGTACACAGGAGAGGAAAGCTTAAGGGATAGCTGTATTCAGCACTTTAAGATCGAAGAAAAACACcccaaaacaacaaagaaaactaaaactaaggcaaaaaaacaaagaaagcagTCTGTGGCTGGGTTTTTGCGCTGTACTCAGCACACCTGTCTTCCTTTTCCTCAGTCTGGTCTCTTCCACGCTTCATCTTTCACATCACTTTATTTCTGGTCAGAAGGGCAACAAgtgctttttttatatatctataGGTACAtttaaaagggggaaaaaaataaacttgCTATGTCAGAATATCAGTGAATAACCCTAGTCAATGAGACCACCAGCAGAGAGAGATCTAAACCAAAAGGCTTCTCTGCTCCGCTTCCTCGATTCGTTCTATCGTTTAAgtttccttcttctcctccttttcctctcaaTAACTGGGCACCATGGACTCACTACACTCTGTTTTTGGAATGTGTCTCGCTGTAACTCTGTGGCCTTTCTCATGCTTTTAGAGGGGAATGAGGATTTGCTGTGTCACACCTTCGACTTGGTTAATGTCCACTAGGCCACCAGTCACGCCGTTGCTAAGCACCCCGACCCTCCCTCTTCCTGTCGTTGCAGCCTGAAGACATCGGTCAGGGGCCGATCGTCAATGCGCCGGAGGGGAGTAAGGTGGACATAGAAGCCTTCAGTCAGTTTACAAAAATTATCACCCCCGCCATCACCCGAGTGGTGGACTTCGCCAAAAAGCTGCCCATGTTCTGCGAGGTAAGCCATCCATGacctcaagctgaagagatgttGGGTGAAGCAGCAAGACAGAgatccaaagcacacaagtGAATCAACTAAGGAATGGTTGAAAAAGAAGTGGGTGTTTACTCAGTGTGCACAATAACAGACATGAAGCTGTTTGATtggactgtgtttgtgtataagTGTGACTTTATAAtaatgatcagaccacatttcATCAGTTATCGATACAGAAATCCAGCTAATTCCAAAGGGTTCTCTTTCTAGCCTGCACTCTGAATGTTCACTCAGTGTGCCCTATAAAAAACATCAACTGTACAACCGTTTGTGTggtattagtttagttagattgtggtTGTCCATAATTTTAACTTCGAAACACTTtgtggacaaaactattgggacacctgcttatttcttgtttttattttttctaaatCAATTATATATGAAACCACTTACCACTAGATTATAGTCTACGAttcctgtgaggatttcattgcattcagttacgGGAGCCCTGGGGAGGtcaggaggtcaggatgttggatgatcaccaccccacctcatcccaaaagtattaagatggaacaccatcattgCAGATtctagttccactgctccacagctcaatgctggggtttTTATAACCTTTAAGGTTCATGTTCTGGTCCCGAGAGtaatattctattggcaagacTTTTCCatagggactagataagctgtatgtgtgtgtccacaaacatttggacatatagtgtagataacACTCACCTATAAAAGCCTCATGTTGAATTCTAAATTTTGGGTTCTAGCTGCCTTGTGAGGATCAGATCATCCTGCTGAAGGGCTGCTGCATGGAGATCATGTCTCTGCGTGCGGCCGTGCGCTACGACCCGGAGAGTGAAACCCTCACGCTAAACGGGGAGATGGCAGTCACGCGCGGGCAGCTCAAAAACGGTGGCCTGGGTGTGGTCTCAGATGCCATCTTCGACCTAGGCGTGTCCCTCTCCTCCTTTAACCTGGATGACTCGGAGGTGGCACTGCTGCAGGCAGTCATTCTGCTCTCCTCCGGTGAGTGCATTGGCCAACTGAACCCTTACATATGCATTGTCCAAGAGAAAATTAATCatttcagtgatagttttataaaggttcagatattatggtctgttttcatatttcactgtaaaatagctccacactgcagactctataCACCTTtaatttaccttctgagaatgtccTTGGCAGTAATGTCCGTTAATGGTGACTTGAGGAcactagatggcgctctgaacacagtggttaaaacaaagactgaaCTGATTGGCATTAaatggattgggattaaaatagccgatacctgatttattaaaatatgcttGGATCAGCCTTGATCTCAGTCCCCTGGTACGCTTTTTAGGAGTGTGTCTATTCATTTTTCAGTAGTGTACCAAGTGTATTATTTTTGTCCTGTAGAATGTTAAAgtaaaaaaaggagaagagtACCACTCAATAGTTTGGACACCCCACAAAATTCAATCTCTTATAGAACTTTTATCATGGTCACGGACCTCAGGTGGCTTGTTATGAGCTCCAGCTTGTTCTCATTGTTCTGAAAAGCccggtgatgcaaatttcagaGCTGTATAAATACTCTTAGAGAGACAacagggaagaatggattcagttACATACCAGCAAATTCCGGAAGCTAACATAACCCTGTCTGTCCAATGACAAACacctgtggatagacctcaaaacgTGCAAGCAGGATAACATAAGAATTTCACAAAACCTTTTGCAAGAAAGAGCAGGTGGAAAtcccacaaacaaacaaactgaaagACTCCTAGCTGCTACAAAAAGAGTTTACAAGCTGTGCAAAGAGTGTGTTACCAACAGCTTACCAGCCAGTGCTCAGATTTGAGCTTCAGActcttttttgtcattattttaaaactgttaaagatggaaataaaaagAGATTCAAGTCAATTTTCAAATCTTTTGAAAATCATATTTTTACTCACTTAGCTTTTCACAAGAACAGATATTCTGACCAGGGGTGTGCGTTTCACTGTACGTTGTGCAGTACAATCAGAATAGGCTGTTTGATGTCAATACGTATTTAATATGAGAGGCCTGTATTGATCGAAACCGCATCCAATACTGTTGGGCATGTTGGATCTGTTCAGTTACGCTGTATTGTTACTTCCCTAGAGTGCAAATCTAGCTGTTGGTTCTCTGTGTTGAATTCTCATGTTGGAATGGAGAATACCAGGCTGTTTCTACAGCAGTATTGTTTTGGCTGCTTAATCTGGATTCTGCAGTGAAAATTAACCGAActaaatttaattaaacaatCTAAAGTGATTTTTTATACATTGTGGTCTTGATGTCAGTTAATAAGCataatttatctatgtttaaaggAAAATGCAGCTCCAGCAGTCTACCACACATAATCTTTACAACCAGCCCTATTGCTATGTATGGCCAACCGACAGTGAGGTTGCAGGCAGCAGAGCCTCTCTATTACTTACACCAGGAGTCTGTTTAAGAAGCCTTAGGCCAGCTGTAGCAGATCTTTTTTGCCAGCGATTACCTAGGATTACACAGGCCACTCAAGGGAAATCGCTCAATGACTACAATGGGATTAAACTTCAGCTGTGATAATCGCAATCAATAGTTAAAGACTGTGGTGTCCATCTCTGCCTCGCAGTCAGACCCCAACACTGCTGTTGATTGTTGTCAATATGGACAGATTGTTCCATGTTGCATGGAGAAGAACAATGAATATGAAGCCATTTTCAGAGTATTGATTGAGTATTAATTGCTAGCCTGTATGGGAGGCAAGCCTAGACCCTCTATATGAATAAACACACTTTATCGATTAGTTCTGTCTAGATAAGAGTCATTGATTCATGGTGCTGCTTATACCCTTTCTTATTAATTAAGGAGGTACTTCAGTGAGAAATCCAATTTATTGTTTTCCTCAGTACCCCAAATGCAGTCTGTCAAGGCATGATTGGTTTATGAAGGTTACTTGGTTGGTTTTGTACTAGAGCTACAAGGCTAGTGTAGCTAATCAGTATATATGCTTATTAGCACTAATTAATTTGGTCAATTAGATTTCTGACTGAGTATGAAATACTGTTATCTAAAAAATGATCAACGCAATGATCAGATTTAGGCCTCAAgatggctgctgccactgctgtTTTAGCTACACAATGTAAGCTGTAAGAATTATGAACAAAAACTCCAACACTGACAGAGAATCAATGGGTAACACATTTTTCCACACACAGTAAATTAAAGTAATAGTAATTTCTTTGATGGTAATGTTTTAACACTCAAATATCATTGCTGTGCCTTACGCAACCTGGGTTAACTAACAGCATTTTAATAGTTTGGTCGATAATAGTGAACAAAATTATATTTAACACAATCACAACTCTAGCTTTAATATCACCATCCTTATGTCACTCATTATATGGATCCTGGcgtacaaaaaaaacatcaggtgTGTCAGCGAGTAGCGATTAGTATAGTAATTAGTTTAAGTATGTATTATAGACAAAAGTGTCAGAattgagtatactcaaatatccgAACCagtcgtgttttttttttacgtgtGGACACTTGTCTCGTAAACACAATGTGAAACAGAAAGCAAGGAGTCAATGGCGTCTGGAAAAATATTAAGGGCACTGATGACGGCAGTCAAACCAGTAATAACGGCATGCAACAGAACGGCAGTGCTTCAAGACTTTCTTTTATTATGAAACAAATGTTTTGTGTACTACCCTGCCTAATCTGCACTGTTAGGATAAGTATAAATTACATACAcaccttatagtattagtgtgtactACGCAATTAGGACACACTCCTTTTACCTCCATTTTTGCTGGTTTTCCCTTTCTCTAAATTTTGGAGgtacaagatttttgcatgacagcaataaCTATGGATCTATTCATACTATTGTTCATTAACAAGCCTGTCCTCCTTCCTCTGGCAGATCGTCCAGGTCTGACAAGTGTGGAGCGGATTGAGCGCTGCCAGGAGGAGTTCCTGCTGGCCTTTGAACATTACATCAACTACCGCAAGCACAAGGTGTCGCACTTCTGGCCCAAGCTGCTGATGAAGGTGACGGACCTGCGCATGATCGGGGCCTGCCACGCCAGTCGCTTCCTGCACATGAAGGTGGAATGCCCCACAGAGCTCTTTCCCCCCCTCTTTCTGGAGGTGTTCGAGGACTGACAAAGCGCCAGGCCGCAGCTGACCAAATGCGTCAGGCAGCAGCCAACCGATCACCAACCAACACACCcaacccccccaacacacacacaaccacccaCCAATGGCGCTTAACCGCACCCCTTGCCCTCTGCGGACTCGTTTAACAAACTCTGTCCTGTCACTACTGAGTGTCAATTCATTCCATAGAATTTTAAAAAGTAGCTCTCGGGCCTAGTTTCTGGACGGACCATTCCTTTTACAATGCGGGTACATGTGAATAGCGTTATGTTTTTGggttttaattgtttttattctctgtctatctctctcactctttttttctttctctctgcttctctctgtttctttctcctttttgtacattttttgtttttccgtTCTCAGTTACTCTAGGTGgatttttgttgtacagttattTTATGAGTGATTATATCTCCCGATCACTGTCGTTCGATCCGCTTGGTTGTATGATCTATGCATTTGTATCATGCAACATTTCTCATCAAGTAGGAGGGATCTGTGTGGAGCTTAAGCCCAAGCCTACAAAAGGAGCAATGCCTTTGGTAACTGTCTACAGAGTCTTCAAACTCTCAActcagatgaaaaagaaaaggaaaggatTCACTACATTTCAGCAGTGTTTTTGCAGAGCAAGACCTACATTCACACACAAGTTTACACACGCACATTCAAGAAGAGAGTTCTCCAGAACTGTTGACGAGCAAGGTAAGAGCTCAGATCGGCCTGTGATAACGTTAAGAGGCGACGTCCATAACCTCTCGCGGATTCTGAAGCGGGTGAAAGGTCAGATGGAAGCGTGTGCAAGCTTCTCCAGCCACTGAAATCACTTTCACTGAGCAATGCCACTGTTTAGGTGCCAAAAAAGTGACAATGCTAGAGCTTGTATTCCACTGAACCCTGGACCGGCCCAATAGACAGGGAGCTggcatttgtttttggtttttttttcgTTCCGTATCCATCCATCCTAAGATCGCCCACctgtgactgtctgtctgtccactcttCTAGGAACTCCTACGCATTTCACTGTGTCATATTGTGGCGAGATAGACAAAGGTGACGCCTCTGCTCGGACTTTGATGGTGCTA
Encoded proteins:
- the thrb gene encoding thyroid hormone receptor beta isoform X1, whose product is MSERADKCAPRWKHEAMQNGYIPSYLDKDELCVVCGDKATGYHYRCITCEGCKGFFRRTIQKNLNPTYACKYEGKCIIDKVTRNQCQECRFKKCIAVGMATDLVLDDSKRLAKRKLIEENRERRRREELQKTVWDRPEPSQEEWELIRIVTEAHMATNAQGNHWKQKRKFLVEEAMLLNEITCNLFYTSDQSAVGVKETKPEDIGQGPIVNAPEGSKVDIEAFSQFTKIITPAITRVVDFAKKLPMFCELPCEDQIILLKGCCMEIMSLRAAVRYDPESETLTLNGEMAVTRGQLKNGGLGVVSDAIFDLGVSLSSFNLDDSEVALLQAVILLSSDRPGLTSVERIERCQEEFLLAFEHYINYRKHKVSHFWPKLLMKVTDLRMIGACHASRFLHMKVECPTELFPPLFLEVFED
- the thrb gene encoding thyroid hormone receptor beta isoform X3; its protein translation is MNYCMPDMYELPHLANGGYTVPGGGEYCMYGGEGPAYGHCEPQPLHHHPPCMEQAWPPSHPYPCAYPGTNPVFKSEFCSMEVPLSHYHQPDYFSDNRPDISQMQWIQATHKKGYIPSYLDKDELCVVCGDKATGYHYRCITCEGCKGFFRRTIQKNLNPTYACKYEGKCIIDKVTRNQCQECRFKKCIAVGMATDLVLDDSKRLAKRKLIEENRERRRREELQKTVWDRPEPSQEEWELIRIVTEAHMATNAQGNHWKQKRKFLVEEAMLLNEITCNLFYTSDQSAVGVKETKPEDIGQGPIVNAPEGSKVDIEAFSQFTKIITPAITRVVDFAKKLPMFCELPCEDQIILLKGCCMEIMSLRAAVRYDPESETLTLNGEMAVTRGQLKNGGLGVVSDAIFDLGVSLSSFNLDDSEVALLQAVILLSSDRPGLTSVERIERCQEEFLLAFEHYINYRKHKVSHFWPKLLMKVTDLRMIGACHASRFLHMKVECPTELFPPLFLEVFED
- the thrb gene encoding thyroid hormone receptor beta isoform X4, yielding MNYCMPDMYELPHLANGGYTVPGGGEYCMYGGEGPAYGHCEPQPLHHHPPCMEQAWPPSHPYPCAYPGTNPVFKSEFCSMEVPLSHYHQPDYFSDNRPDISQMQWIQATHKKGYIPSYLDKDELCVVCGDKATGYHYRCITCEGCKGFFRRTIQKNLNPTYACKYEGKCIIDKVTRNQCQECRFKKCIAVGMATDLVLDDSKRLAKRKLIEENRERRRREELQKTVWDRPEPSQEEWELIRIVTEAHMATNAQGNHWKQKRKFLSAVGVKETKPEDIGQGPIVNAPEGSKVDIEAFSQFTKIITPAITRVVDFAKKLPMFCELPCEDQIILLKGCCMEIMSLRAAVRYDPESETLTLNGEMAVTRGQLKNGGLGVVSDAIFDLGVSLSSFNLDDSEVALLQAVILLSSDRPGLTSVERIERCQEEFLLAFEHYINYRKHKVSHFWPKLLMKVTDLRMIGACHASRFLHMKVECPTELFPPLFLEVFED
- the thrb gene encoding thyroid hormone receptor beta isoform X2, with translation MSERADKCAPRWKHEAMQNGYIPSYLDKDELCVVCGDKATGYHYRCITCEGCKGFFRRTIQKNLNPTYACKYEGKCIIDKVTRNQCQECRFKKCIAVGMATDLVLDDSKRLAKRKLIEENRERRRREELQKTVWDRPEPSQEEWELIRIVTEAHMATNAQGNHWKQKRKFLSAVGVKETKPEDIGQGPIVNAPEGSKVDIEAFSQFTKIITPAITRVVDFAKKLPMFCELPCEDQIILLKGCCMEIMSLRAAVRYDPESETLTLNGEMAVTRGQLKNGGLGVVSDAIFDLGVSLSSFNLDDSEVALLQAVILLSSDRPGLTSVERIERCQEEFLLAFEHYINYRKHKVSHFWPKLLMKVTDLRMIGACHASRFLHMKVECPTELFPPLFLEVFED